Proteins found in one Actinokineospora alba genomic segment:
- a CDS encoding YlxR family protein — protein MVHRQEPVSARPDGASPVRTCVGCRVRAADKKLLRVVLVDGDVVPDPRRRMPGRGAWIHPDQGCLALAEKRRAFTRAFKVLGVLGVDVVRAEIERLAGSGVGRPHTVEEDRKQVDPS, from the coding sequence GTGGTTCATCGTCAGGAACCGGTCTCCGCACGTCCCGATGGCGCAAGCCCGGTACGGACCTGTGTCGGTTGCCGCGTCCGGGCGGCGGACAAGAAGTTGCTGCGGGTAGTGCTCGTGGACGGGGACGTGGTCCCCGATCCGCGGCGCCGGATGCCCGGTCGGGGCGCATGGATTCACCCCGACCAGGGATGTCTGGCCTTGGCCGAGAAGCGACGGGCGTTCACCAGGGCCTTCAAGGTCCTGGGGGTCCTCGGCGTGGACGTGGTGCGAGCGGAGATAGAGCGCCTCGCGGGAAGTGGTGTGGGACGACCCCACACCGTGGAAGAAGACAGGAAGCAGGTCGACCCGTCATGA